A genomic segment from Clarias gariepinus isolate MV-2021 ecotype Netherlands chromosome 11, CGAR_prim_01v2, whole genome shotgun sequence encodes:
- the pxylp1 gene encoding 2-phosphoxylose phosphatase 1 isoform X2, with product MPAYFQARLVLLLFVVQLIPNNLLADDGSLGKNRKRINPVVHTELPELDPISDAYRYCNLPNQTEHTREGHSLADYKLLFVQVMIRHGDRYPLYSIPQTKRPAIDCTLSPYRQPTHPLLASFISHMAQGGRGHWDASLGSVARIPNHITCELGELTQTGVVQQLKNGELLRQTYLKHHKLLPSDWSSQQLWVETTARSRTLQSGLALLYGFLPNFDWSKVIMRQQRSTMFCGSWCECPARTTFLEQEQRRQYRLRTSNAELERTYVTMAATLGVPTRTLRAANPIDTMLCHFCHALPFPCASMPSFPTPKKGRCLTLQHFAVIRQQQRDDERDRKEAGLYRRFAVLAAHPFLNQTAARMENAARGNSEPVFALASAHDITMAPVLSALGLEGAGFPRFAARLVFELWRSPETQQKGKHGAVANTYIRVLYNGEDLTFETAFCRDHDRHSTPPLCPLGNFLSFVRRDMFSIVNATSYHQACHQNF from the exons ATGCCGGCTTATTTCCAGGCACGTCTTGTACTTCTCCTATTTGTTG tgCAACTGATACCAAACAATCTGCTGGCAGATGACGGGTCACTTGGTAAAAACAGGAAAAGAATAAACCCAGTGGTCCATACAGAGCTGCCAGAGCTTGACCCGATCAGTGATGCCTACCGATACTGTAACCTGCCCAATCAGACAGAACACACACGTGAGG gtcacAGTCTGGCGGACTACAAGCTGCTGTTTGTGCAGGTGATGATTCGTCATGGCGACCGCTACCCACTCTACTCCATCCCTCAGACTAAGAGACCAGCCATTGACTGCACACTGTCACCTTACAGGCAG CCCACTCACCCTCTGCTGGCCTCTTTCATCAGTCACATGGCCCAGGGTGGGCGTGGTCACTGGGATGCATCACTCGGCTCAGTGGCTCGAATACCCAATCACATCACCTGTGAACTGGGCGAGCTCACACAGACAG GTGTGGTCCAGCAGTTAAAAAATGGTGAGCTGCTGCGTCAGACATATCTCAAGCATCACAAGCTGCTTCCTTCTGATTGGTCGTCACAGCAGTTGTGGGTAGAGACTACAGCAAGAAGCCGCACCCTACAGAGCGGTTTGGCTCTGCTCTATGGTTTCCTGCCCAATTTTGATTGGTCGAAAGTGATTATGCGGCAGCAGAGGAGCACTATGTTCTGTGGCTCGTGGTGTGAATGTCCGGCACGGACCACCTTcctggagcaggagcagcgtcGTCAATACCGTCTTCGCACCTCCAACGCTGAACTTGAGCGCACCTATGTCACCATGGCAGCAACACTGGGTGTGCCCACACGCACATTGCGAGCGGCCAATCCGATAGACACGATGCTCTGCCATTTTTGTCACGCTCTACCGTTTCCCTGTGCCAGCATGCCTTCATTTCCCACACCTAAAAAGGGAAGGTGTCTAACATTGCAGCACTTTGCCGTGATCCGCCAACAGCAGAGAGATGACGAAAGAGACCGGAAGGAGGCGGGACTTTACCGGCGTTTTGCCGTTCTTGCAGCACATCCTTTCCTGAACCAGACAGCGGCACGCATGGAGAATGCTGCTCGGGGAAACAGTGAACCAGTCTTCGCCTTAGCCTCCGCCCATGACATCACCATGGCACCCGTGTTAAGCGCCCTGGGTCTGGAAGGGGCGGGGTTTCCACGTTTCGCTGCTCGCTTGGTGTTTGAGCTGTGGAGGAGTCCGGAGACACAGCAGAAGGGAAAGCACGGTGCTGTGGCAAATACTTACATACGTGTGCTTTACAATGGAGAGGACTTGACGTTTGAAACCGCCTTCTGCCGCGACCATGACCGCCACTCCACTCCACCGCTGTGCCCGCTGGGTAATTTTCTGTCATTTGTAAGAAGGGACATGTTCAGCATTGTGAATGCCACCAGCTACCATCAAGCCTGCCATCAAAACTTTTAA
- the pxylp1 gene encoding 2-phosphoxylose phosphatase 1 isoform X1, which translates to MLARHRFILLLVVGAVLAVLSLSIQYLQLIPNNLLADDGSLGKNRKRINPVVHTELPELDPISDAYRYCNLPNQTEHTREGHSLADYKLLFVQVMIRHGDRYPLYSIPQTKRPAIDCTLSPYRQPTHPLLASFISHMAQGGRGHWDASLGSVARIPNHITCELGELTQTGVVQQLKNGELLRQTYLKHHKLLPSDWSSQQLWVETTARSRTLQSGLALLYGFLPNFDWSKVIMRQQRSTMFCGSWCECPARTTFLEQEQRRQYRLRTSNAELERTYVTMAATLGVPTRTLRAANPIDTMLCHFCHALPFPCASMPSFPTPKKGRCLTLQHFAVIRQQQRDDERDRKEAGLYRRFAVLAAHPFLNQTAARMENAARGNSEPVFALASAHDITMAPVLSALGLEGAGFPRFAARLVFELWRSPETQQKGKHGAVANTYIRVLYNGEDLTFETAFCRDHDRHSTPPLCPLGNFLSFVRRDMFSIVNATSYHQACHQNF; encoded by the exons ATGCTGGCACGTCACCGCTTCATCCTGCTCCTGGTGGTTGGCGCCGTGCTGGCTGTGCTAAGCCTCAGCATCCAGTact tgCAACTGATACCAAACAATCTGCTGGCAGATGACGGGTCACTTGGTAAAAACAGGAAAAGAATAAACCCAGTGGTCCATACAGAGCTGCCAGAGCTTGACCCGATCAGTGATGCCTACCGATACTGTAACCTGCCCAATCAGACAGAACACACACGTGAGG gtcacAGTCTGGCGGACTACAAGCTGCTGTTTGTGCAGGTGATGATTCGTCATGGCGACCGCTACCCACTCTACTCCATCCCTCAGACTAAGAGACCAGCCATTGACTGCACACTGTCACCTTACAGGCAG CCCACTCACCCTCTGCTGGCCTCTTTCATCAGTCACATGGCCCAGGGTGGGCGTGGTCACTGGGATGCATCACTCGGCTCAGTGGCTCGAATACCCAATCACATCACCTGTGAACTGGGCGAGCTCACACAGACAG GTGTGGTCCAGCAGTTAAAAAATGGTGAGCTGCTGCGTCAGACATATCTCAAGCATCACAAGCTGCTTCCTTCTGATTGGTCGTCACAGCAGTTGTGGGTAGAGACTACAGCAAGAAGCCGCACCCTACAGAGCGGTTTGGCTCTGCTCTATGGTTTCCTGCCCAATTTTGATTGGTCGAAAGTGATTATGCGGCAGCAGAGGAGCACTATGTTCTGTGGCTCGTGGTGTGAATGTCCGGCACGGACCACCTTcctggagcaggagcagcgtcGTCAATACCGTCTTCGCACCTCCAACGCTGAACTTGAGCGCACCTATGTCACCATGGCAGCAACACTGGGTGTGCCCACACGCACATTGCGAGCGGCCAATCCGATAGACACGATGCTCTGCCATTTTTGTCACGCTCTACCGTTTCCCTGTGCCAGCATGCCTTCATTTCCCACACCTAAAAAGGGAAGGTGTCTAACATTGCAGCACTTTGCCGTGATCCGCCAACAGCAGAGAGATGACGAAAGAGACCGGAAGGAGGCGGGACTTTACCGGCGTTTTGCCGTTCTTGCAGCACATCCTTTCCTGAACCAGACAGCGGCACGCATGGAGAATGCTGCTCGGGGAAACAGTGAACCAGTCTTCGCCTTAGCCTCCGCCCATGACATCACCATGGCACCCGTGTTAAGCGCCCTGGGTCTGGAAGGGGCGGGGTTTCCACGTTTCGCTGCTCGCTTGGTGTTTGAGCTGTGGAGGAGTCCGGAGACACAGCAGAAGGGAAAGCACGGTGCTGTGGCAAATACTTACATACGTGTGCTTTACAATGGAGAGGACTTGACGTTTGAAACCGCCTTCTGCCGCGACCATGACCGCCACTCCACTCCACCGCTGTGCCCGCTGGGTAATTTTCTGTCATTTGTAAGAAGGGACATGTTCAGCATTGTGAATGCCACCAGCTACCATCAAGCCTGCCATCAAAACTTTTAA